The Alteripontixanthobacter sp. genome has a window encoding:
- a CDS encoding gamma carbonic anhydrase family protein: MTTDTSGNRPVIRPGVNIVPIHGKTPKIHDSAFIAPGCTIIGDVEIGAGSSIWYNCVLRADVFKIRIGTGTNVQDGSILHCDPPRPGDPEGSPLIIGDDVLIGHMAMVHGCTIHNRGFVGLGAIAMNKAVIASDAMLAAGAMLTEGKVMGTRELWAGRPAKKLKDLSDGAIAGMRMGVAHYAENARHHAEALGALGALD, translated from the coding sequence ATGACCACCGACACATCCGGCAACCGGCCCGTAATCCGACCGGGCGTGAACATCGTCCCGATCCACGGCAAGACGCCCAAGATCCACGATAGCGCCTTTATCGCCCCCGGCTGCACCATTATCGGCGATGTCGAGATCGGTGCAGGCTCGAGCATCTGGTACAATTGCGTGCTGCGCGCCGACGTGTTTAAGATCCGCATCGGCACGGGCACGAATGTGCAGGATGGCAGCATCCTCCATTGCGACCCGCCGCGACCCGGCGACCCCGAAGGAAGTCCGCTGATTATCGGCGACGATGTGCTGATCGGCCACATGGCGATGGTCCATGGCTGCACGATTCACAATCGCGGCTTCGTCGGCCTTGGCGCCATCGCGATGAACAAGGCGGTGATCGCCAGTGACGCCATGCTGGCAGCGGGCGCGATGCTGACCGAAGGCAAGGTGATGGGGACACGCGAATTGTGGGCGGGACGTCCGGCCAAGAAGCTGAAGGATCTGAGCGACGGAGCAATTGCCGGGATGCGCATGGGCGTGGCGCATTATGCCGAGAATGCGAGGCACCATGCGGAGGCGTTGGGGGCGTTGGGGGCGCTGGACTGA
- a CDS encoding fused MFS/spermidine synthase → MISQSQGAIRSRWLFVATILAGSFLLFLVQPLVARMALPRLGGAPAVWNSAMLVYQALLLGGYAYAHAIGRFAIRTQALIHIAVLVLAGLTLPFALADLPPPASGLEALWVPLLFLATIGPVFFAVSAQAPLMQRWYAADRSAGDPYWLYAASNLGSFTGLIAYPVLVEPRFSLGMQSIVWSAGYGALVLLVIFAARARWQADSSSEDLPAGEAAEPIGWRRIALWLALAAVPSGLMLSTTTHLTTDIVAMPLLWVIPLGLYLLSFVFAFNEHSRIGRILTRIAPVVLLLTGAMAMVSSGADSLATGFATITMLLVVAVALHRRLFNDRPPPERLTLFYLVMSAGGALGGLFTALLAPLLFDWVWEHPILVLAALALLPDRPLIGWMDRHGLDPRARRVAVLAIVLVVVVLSGLINGWVIAGRDTLVIVAMTVGAVGGILLLGKRWAVVAVLLALMLGRGGYQTLASSVEGARERSYFGVYTVREEQLPGARGLTHGTTLHGLQFTGEGVELAPTTYYGADTGVGAALENLAEIAGDDARVGVVGLGVGTLACYRTPDQQYEFFEIDPLVLEFSQRGQFTFLRECAPQAPIHIGDARLELERSALQSFDALVIDAFSSDAIPLHLVTSEAFALYASRLDDDGLMAVHISNRFIDLRPMIAALAREHGFSAAVRIDREDLAPGISPSMWVVLSRDDTRLEHLRELRSDSEWEELPEPAEQVWTDDFASILPYIQWRNVLGY, encoded by the coding sequence ATGATCTCGCAGTCGCAAGGCGCAATCCGTTCGCGCTGGTTGTTCGTGGCCACCATTCTTGCGGGCAGTTTCCTGCTGTTCCTGGTCCAGCCGCTGGTCGCGCGGATGGCGTTGCCCCGGCTGGGCGGTGCGCCGGCCGTGTGGAACAGCGCGATGTTGGTTTATCAGGCGCTGCTGCTCGGCGGTTATGCCTATGCCCATGCGATAGGACGCTTTGCGATCCGCACACAGGCGCTGATCCATATCGCGGTGCTGGTGCTTGCCGGGCTGACGCTGCCTTTCGCGCTGGCCGACTTGCCGCCGCCAGCCAGCGGACTGGAAGCCCTGTGGGTGCCTTTGCTGTTTCTGGCGACCATCGGACCGGTGTTCTTCGCGGTATCGGCGCAGGCACCGCTGATGCAGCGTTGGTATGCCGCCGACCGCAGCGCGGGCGACCCTTACTGGCTGTACGCAGCCTCCAATTTGGGCAGCTTTACCGGGCTGATCGCCTATCCGGTGCTGGTCGAGCCGCGCTTCTCGCTCGGAATGCAGAGCATTGTGTGGAGCGCGGGCTATGGCGCGCTGGTGCTGCTGGTGATCTTCGCCGCGCGCGCCCGCTGGCAAGCGGATAGCAGCAGCGAGGATCTGCCGGCCGGCGAAGCGGCAGAACCAATCGGCTGGAGACGTATTGCCCTGTGGCTGGCGCTGGCTGCGGTGCCTTCGGGGCTGATGCTGTCGACGACGACCCATCTCACCACCGACATTGTGGCGATGCCGCTGCTCTGGGTAATTCCGCTCGGGCTGTATCTGCTCAGCTTCGTCTTCGCGTTCAACGAACATAGCCGGATCGGCCGTATATTGACCCGGATCGCGCCGGTGGTGCTGCTTTTGACCGGGGCGATGGCGATGGTGAGCAGCGGAGCGGATAGTCTGGCGACCGGCTTTGCGACCATCACCATGCTGCTGGTCGTGGCCGTGGCGCTGCATCGCCGCCTGTTCAACGATCGCCCTCCGCCGGAAAGACTGACCCTGTTCTACCTTGTGATGAGCGCGGGCGGGGCGCTGGGCGGATTATTTACCGCGCTGCTCGCGCCGCTGCTGTTCGATTGGGTTTGGGAGCATCCCATCCTTGTGCTTGCGGCGCTGGCGCTGCTGCCGGACCGGCCGCTGATCGGCTGGATGGACCGGCACGGCCTCGATCCGCGCGCGCGGCGCGTCGCGGTGCTGGCGATAGTGCTGGTGGTGGTCGTGCTGTCGGGACTGATCAATGGCTGGGTGATCGCCGGGCGCGATACACTGGTGATCGTGGCCATGACGGTAGGTGCGGTTGGCGGCATATTGCTGCTGGGCAAGCGCTGGGCGGTGGTCGCGGTTCTGTTGGCACTGATGCTGGGCCGGGGCGGCTATCAGACGCTGGCCTCCAGCGTGGAAGGCGCACGCGAGCGGAGCTATTTCGGTGTCTATACGGTGCGCGAAGAGCAATTGCCCGGTGCGCGCGGCCTGACACATGGGACCACGCTGCACGGGCTGCAATTCACTGGCGAAGGGGTGGAGCTTGCGCCCACCACCTATTACGGCGCGGATACCGGCGTGGGCGCTGCGCTGGAAAACCTTGCGGAAATTGCCGGCGACGATGCGCGCGTCGGGGTGGTGGGGCTGGGTGTGGGAACGCTGGCCTGTTACCGCACGCCAGATCAGCAATACGAATTTTTCGAAATCGATCCGCTGGTGCTCGAATTTTCACAGCGCGGCCAGTTCACTTTCCTGCGCGAGTGCGCACCGCAGGCCCCGATCCATATCGGCGATGCCCGGCTGGAACTGGAACGCTCCGCTCTGCAAAGCTTCGATGCGCTGGTGATCGATGCGTTCAGCTCGGATGCGATCCCGCTCCATCTGGTCACCAGCGAGGCGTTCGCGCTGTATGCCTCGCGGCTGGACGATGACGGCTTGATGGCGGTACATATCTCCAACCGCTTCATCGACCTGCGCCCGATGATCGCGGCGCTGGCCCGCGAGCACGGCTTTTCAGCTGCAGTGCGCATCGACCGGGAAGATCTAGCGCCGGGTATCAGCCCGTCGATGTGGGTGGTGCTGTCGCGCGACGATACCCGGCTGGAACACCTGCGCGAATTGCGCAGCGATTCGGAATGGGAAGAACTGCCCGAGCCGGCCGAGCAGGTCTGGACGGACGATTTCGCCTCCATCCTGCCTTACATCCAATGGCGAAACGTGCTGGGATACTGA
- a CDS encoding GNAT family N-acetyltransferase, which produces MAEFQLETERLVLRDWRGEEDVDDFHRLGSDERVMATLGPLMTRQGSAALVADLQARSLDFGHTFWALERKSDSRVIGFCGLVRGHIAPIAGELEIGWRLAHDCWGKGYASEAAQAAIGWAFANRPGEAVIAITSQNNMRSRALMERLGMHHISSRDFEHPSLMPGDPLRAHVLYRKDPPQ; this is translated from the coding sequence ATGGCTGAGTTCCAGCTGGAAACCGAGCGGCTGGTGCTGCGCGACTGGCGCGGGGAGGAAGATGTGGACGATTTCCACCGCCTCGGCTCCGACGAACGTGTGATGGCCACGCTGGGACCGCTGATGACCCGGCAGGGCAGCGCCGCGCTGGTCGCCGATTTGCAGGCGCGTTCGCTGGATTTCGGACACACTTTCTGGGCGTTAGAACGCAAGAGCGATTCCCGCGTAATCGGCTTTTGCGGGCTGGTGCGCGGCCATATTGCGCCGATTGCCGGCGAACTGGAAATCGGCTGGCGGCTGGCCCATGATTGCTGGGGCAAGGGGTATGCCAGCGAGGCGGCGCAAGCGGCGATTGGCTGGGCATTCGCCAACCGCCCCGGCGAGGCTGTGATCGCGATCACTTCGCAGAACAATATGCGCAGCCGGGCCCTGATGGAACGGCTCGGTATGCACCATATTTCCAGCCGCGATTTCGAACATCCCAGCCTCATGCCAGGCGATCCGCTGCGCGCACATGTACTCTATCGCAAGGATCCGCCGCAATGA
- the hemB gene encoding porphobilinogen synthase, with product MTASFPNIRMRRTRASAWSRALHRETVLTPADLIWPLFVTEGSGVEEPVAALPGVSRWSVDRVVERAREAVELGIPVIALFPNTQADRRSDDGAEALNPDNLMCRAIKAVRDACGHDVGILTDVALDPYTSHGQDGLLDDAGYVVNDDTVAVLVDQAVNQADAGADIVAPSDMMDGRVHAIRMALEMNGHPNTQIMAYAAKYASAFYGPFRDAVGSGGLLKGDKKSYQMDPANGDEALREIALDIAEGADSVMVKPGLAYLDIIYRAKQRFGVPIFAYQVSGEYALIEAGAAAGVGDRDALLMEKLIGFKRAGCTGVLTYHAAHAARLLNG from the coding sequence ATGACCGCGTCTTTTCCCAATATCCGAATGCGCCGCACCCGTGCCAGCGCGTGGAGCCGTGCGTTGCACCGCGAAACGGTGCTGACCCCGGCGGATCTGATCTGGCCGCTTTTCGTAACCGAAGGCAGCGGCGTGGAAGAGCCGGTCGCGGCTCTACCCGGCGTATCGCGCTGGTCGGTCGACCGGGTGGTGGAGCGCGCCAGGGAAGCGGTGGAACTGGGCATCCCGGTGATCGCGCTGTTCCCCAACACACAGGCGGATCGCCGGTCGGACGACGGAGCCGAGGCGCTCAACCCGGACAACCTCATGTGCCGCGCGATCAAGGCGGTGCGCGATGCCTGCGGTCATGACGTCGGAATCCTCACCGATGTCGCGCTCGACCCCTATACCAGCCACGGCCAGGACGGATTGCTGGACGATGCGGGCTATGTCGTGAACGACGATACGGTGGCGGTGCTGGTCGATCAGGCCGTGAACCAGGCCGATGCGGGGGCAGATATCGTCGCCCCGTCTGACATGATGGATGGCCGCGTCCACGCCATCCGCATGGCGCTGGAAATGAACGGCCACCCGAACACCCAGATCATGGCCTATGCCGCCAAATATGCCAGCGCCTTTTACGGCCCGTTCCGCGATGCGGTGGGTAGCGGCGGATTGCTGAAGGGCGACAAGAAAAGTTACCAGATGGACCCGGCCAATGGCGACGAGGCGCTGCGCGAGATCGCGCTCGACATTGCCGAGGGTGCGGACAGCGTGATGGTCAAGCCCGGCCTCGCCTATCTCGACATCATCTACCGCGCGAAACAACGCTTCGGCGTGCCGATCTTCGCCTATCAGGTCAGCGGCGAATACGCGCTGATCGAAGCAGGCGCGGCCGCCGGAGTGGGCGACCGAGACGCGCTGCTGATGGAAAAGCTGATTGGCTTCAAACGCGCCGGATGCACCGGGGTGCTGACCTATCACGCCGCCCACGCCGCCCGCCTGCTGAATGGCTGA